A DNA window from Paenibacillus sp. HWE-109 contains the following coding sequences:
- a CDS encoding replicative DNA helicase translates to MFDTEIIESQVLGTLLLDPTLVRDTVTVTNADMFMSAMHKNIFVMLQKLNDRNIEATLNNVAIHFSNQIHKVGGIGYLSEMMGSVPSVNQFNYTLSKFLEFDARRKFNHLLETYKGIVSDPVETDFEEILNEFEQKALAIRPKSLEKESRIDGLVDWYEDLELKMADPTRAYGMMTGYTGLDALTLGFQRADFFVLGARTSMGKSAVANELAGNAAKKGLKVAMFSLEMNKGQIYNRFVASMCQIPLQDLRTGRVPLEKRDNIGIAMGIISGITINDQRGVTADYIASEMRRMKRQEGLDMVIIDYLQEIMEPSEKNDNTGSALHRVCQKIRIAAKECDCFVLGLSQLKQDIDARQQKRPIISDLTGSAAIAAVADGIILLYRDEYYNPDTAEPGILEVNLAKQRNGPTGLVKLKYDKVYQTITNNYF, encoded by the coding sequence ATGTTTGATACAGAAATTATTGAGTCTCAGGTACTGGGTACGTTATTGCTTGATCCAACACTGGTGAGGGACACAGTAACGGTCACGAATGCAGACATGTTCATGAGTGCCATGCACAAAAACATATTCGTCATGCTGCAGAAGCTAAACGACCGGAACATAGAAGCAACCTTAAACAACGTAGCGATCCACTTTAGCAATCAAATTCACAAAGTTGGTGGAATCGGATACCTATCAGAAATGATGGGTTCCGTACCATCGGTGAACCAATTCAACTACACGTTGAGTAAATTCCTAGAGTTTGATGCCCGTCGCAAGTTCAATCACCTGCTTGAAACATACAAAGGTATTGTGAGTGATCCGGTTGAAACGGACTTCGAGGAAATTTTGAATGAGTTTGAACAGAAGGCGCTGGCGATCCGGCCGAAATCGCTGGAAAAAGAGAGTAGAATCGACGGACTGGTGGACTGGTACGAGGATTTGGAGCTCAAGATGGCCGATCCCACTCGAGCATATGGCATGATGACTGGTTACACTGGGCTAGATGCACTCACACTTGGCTTTCAACGCGCTGACTTCTTTGTACTCGGAGCTCGGACGAGTATGGGAAAATCAGCTGTCGCCAATGAGCTCGCAGGTAATGCAGCAAAGAAAGGGCTAAAGGTTGCTATGTTCAGCCTGGAAATGAACAAAGGGCAGATATACAACCGGTTCGTAGCAAGCATGTGTCAGATTCCGCTACAAGATTTGCGGACAGGTAGGGTGCCACTGGAAAAACGAGACAACATCGGCATAGCAATGGGCATTATTTCCGGAATTACTATCAATGATCAACGAGGCGTCACCGCTGATTATATAGCAAGCGAGATGCGGCGAATGAAGCGTCAAGAAGGATTGGACATGGTCATCATCGACTATCTTCAAGAAATCATGGAGCCCTCTGAAAAGAACGACAATACCGGATCCGCACTGCACCGTGTGTGCCAAAAGATCCGAATTGCGGCTAAAGAGTGTGACTGCTTCGTACTTGGACTGTCGCAGCTCAAGCAGGACATTGACGCAAGGCAGCAGAAACGGCCAATCATATCCGACTTAACAGGTAGCGCAGCAATTGCAGCTGTAGCAGATGGCATAATACTTCTTTATCGCGATGAATACTACAACCCCGATACCGCAGAACCAGGAATACTTGAGGTCAATCTAGCTAAACAGCGGAACGGACCGACCGGACTGGTGAAGCTGAAATACGACAAAGTGTATCAAACAATCACAAATAACTATTTCTAG
- a CDS encoding RusA family crossover junction endodeoxyribonuclease, translating to MKIVIPGTAPSVNHMYENRAIRYTNKKGQAAMRRIKVLSRDAEHYQNLAILLAKAWRTKNKWKPPDGKVIVNLWYFWPDNKKRDTHNTLKLLLDCLEAAQIYTNDRYALPRIMDYEVDKKNPRVEIEIVEVIS from the coding sequence ATGAAAATTGTAATCCCAGGCACGGCACCTAGTGTTAATCACATGTACGAGAACAGAGCGATACGCTACACCAACAAAAAAGGTCAAGCTGCCATGCGGAGAATTAAAGTCCTTTCGAGGGATGCTGAGCATTATCAAAACTTGGCTATATTGCTAGCGAAAGCATGGCGGACTAAAAACAAATGGAAGCCGCCGGACGGCAAAGTGATCGTTAATCTCTGGTACTTCTGGCCGGACAATAAAAAGCGAGACACGCACAATACGTTAAAGTTGCTTCTTGATTGTCTGGAGGCAGCGCAGATCTATACAAATGATCGTTACGCGTTACCACGCATTATGGATTACGAAGTGGACAAGAAGAATCCAAGAGTGGAAATAGAGATCGTGGAGGTCATATCATGA
- a CDS encoding phage replisome organizer N-terminal domain-containing protein has product MADVRWIKIYTDMISNKKIKRIRKLPEGNNIVLIWVFLLAQAGECNKSGALYLTDAIAFRPEDLAIEFDFDVSVINLALITLERFSMIEVFDEIIYIKNWNEYQNIEGMDKIREQTRLRNIKYREKRKQLLLSDVSVTSHDETEVDLELEKEKDTTTTADAYTKTIIDVHTDVFGTFNMTGHMTKFVTDLLKLGYTEIFIQELMLEAGESSRGVPSMNYLKSISDRWIKEGIYTRAESKRRHDEERKKVVSIQTKQQPVAAPKEFIPDADLMARVRAANGDV; this is encoded by the coding sequence ATGGCAGACGTAAGATGGATTAAAATCTATACCGACATGATAAGCAACAAAAAAATTAAGCGGATACGCAAGCTTCCAGAGGGTAATAACATCGTATTAATATGGGTTTTTCTCTTAGCGCAAGCAGGGGAGTGCAACAAAAGCGGGGCTCTATATTTAACAGATGCAATAGCATTCAGACCCGAGGATTTGGCGATAGAATTTGATTTTGATGTATCTGTGATTAATCTTGCACTTATAACTCTTGAACGGTTTTCGATGATTGAGGTATTCGATGAAATTATCTATATCAAAAATTGGAATGAATATCAAAACATCGAGGGAATGGACAAAATAAGGGAACAAACAAGGCTTAGAAACATTAAATATCGAGAAAAACGCAAACAATTACTACTAAGTGACGTTAGCGTGACGTCACATGACGAAACAGAAGTAGATTTAGAACTAGAGAAAGAAAAAGATACTACTACTACAGCCGATGCATATACGAAAACGATCATCGATGTTCATACTGATGTGTTTGGAACGTTCAACATGACTGGACACATGACAAAATTCGTGACTGACCTATTAAAACTTGGTTACACCGAGATATTCATTCAAGAATTGATGTTGGAAGCTGGCGAAAGCAGCCGAGGCGTGCCAAGTATGAATTATCTAAAATCAATTTCTGATCGCTGGATTAAAGAAGGCATATACACCAGGGCGGAATCCAAAAGACGCCATGATGAGGAAAGAAAAAAGGTTGTGTCCATTCAAACCAAGCAGCAGCCTGTAGCTGCTCCAAAAGAATTTATTCCTGATGCTGATTTAATGGCGAGAGTGAGGGCGGCCAACGGAGATGTTTGA
- a CDS encoding phage replisome organizer N-terminal domain-containing protein produces MAADIKWIKITIDMFENEKIEYILSLENGDAIFLIWFQLYLKVKRKATNVYTTFANLDTPIDEILSIVIGESKEMISLAISELTKLGMLEVNNNEIKVIAPWLSNQHYRTTAEYTTWRSLVFERDDYTCQHCRTKGNKLNAHHIKSFADYKELRFEVSNGLTLCEECHSKEHVRIREVGELWQT; encoded by the coding sequence GTGGCAGCGGATATCAAGTGGATTAAGATCACAATAGATATGTTTGAAAACGAGAAAATCGAATATATCTTGAGCCTTGAAAATGGAGATGCAATTTTCTTGATATGGTTTCAACTATATTTAAAGGTTAAAAGAAAAGCGACAAATGTTTATACCACTTTTGCGAATCTAGATACGCCAATTGACGAAATACTTTCGATTGTAATTGGAGAATCAAAAGAAATGATATCGCTTGCCATCTCGGAGCTTACTAAGCTTGGAATGCTTGAGGTAAATAATAACGAAATTAAAGTAATTGCTCCATGGCTTTCAAACCAACATTACCGAACTACAGCAGAATACACCACTTGGAGAAGTCTTGTATTCGAAAGAGATGATTACACTTGCCAACATTGTAGGACAAAAGGGAATAAATTGAACGCACATCATATTAAATCATTTGCTGATTATAAAGAGCTCAGATTTGAAGTATCAAATGGATTGACTTTATGCGAGGAATGCCACAGTAAAGAGCACGTACGAATTAGGGAAGTCGGTGAATTATGGCAGACGTAA